Proteins encoded together in one Phyllostomus discolor isolate MPI-MPIP mPhyDis1 chromosome 6, mPhyDis1.pri.v3, whole genome shotgun sequence window:
- the SMIM35 gene encoding small integral membrane protein 35 codes for MTGEDSISTLGLILGMGLSLLLVFVLGYSLAKWYQHGYCWDGPNFVFNLYQIRNSKEQEMGLPFTISGHISSPGYLRFSNRLV; via the exons GTGAGGACTCCATCAGCACCCTGGGTCTGATCCTTGGCATGGGGCTATCACTGCTGCTTGTGTTCGTCCTGGGCTACAGCCTGGCCAAATGGTACCAGCATGGGTACTGCTGGGATG GACCTAATTTTGTCTTCAACTTGTATCAAATTCG GAACTCGAAGGAGCAGGAGATGGGTCTACCCTTTACCATCAGTGGCCACATCAGCAGTCCAGGCTACCTGAGATTCTCCAATAGGTTAGTCTGA